Within the Thermosynechococcus sichuanensis E542 genome, the region GCAGCGGTGGCTTTGGGGGCAACGGTCATTGAAAAGCACTTTACACTGAGTCGCGCTGAGGGCGGGGTAGATGCTGCCTTTAGTTTGGAACCCCATGAGATGAAGCTATTGGTGGAGGAAACGCAGCGTGCCTATCAAGCCTTGGGTCGGGTACACTATGGCCCCACGGAAGCTGAGAAGAAGTCGTTGGTTTATCGCCGCTCATTATACTTTGTCAAAGATATGGCAGCAGGCGAGGTGATTACGCCAGAGTGTATTCGCTCGATTCGCCCTGGGTATGGGTTGCCCCCTAAATATTATGAGGTACTTCTAGGTAAGCGAGTGAATCAGGCCATTGAGCGGGGTACGGCTGTGGCATGGGAGCATATTGGCTGAGTCTAGAGGTGGAATGGCTCTTCAAAAATTTGTGCTTCCGAAAAGGGGCATGTTTGGGGCAACGTTTCAGGGTCAAGGGGGGTTTCTTGTCCCACTAGGTCAAGGGCTGTTTCGTAACTGAGGCAAATGGCCTCTGGTAGGTAGGACTTGAGGCTGGGGTTTTCTTTGAGGTGGCGTTCTATGCGACGCCGCTGCTCACGAATCGTGTAAATCCAGCTTTTTGAACGCTGTTCAGGCTGGTAGTACCACTTAATCAAATGCGCCAGTAAAACTTCAAGGCGGCTGCGCAATTCCCGTTTCTCTTGCCTACCCAAGGATGCAATCTCCTCACTCAAGTTCTCAAGGTCGAGGAGTTCAAATTTGCCTTGGCGGAGGTATGTGGCTTGTTGTTGCGTCCAAGCATAAAAGTCAGTTTCATACAGTGTGCTCACGGCTGGTTCGCCTCCAAATATATCTAGGAATGCAGTCAGGTTATTGCATTTTGAGGGTGTGGAGTACCTGCTCAATATCAACGATAAAGATGGGGGGTAACTCCTGATCTGCTTGACTACTGACCATGAGGGAACTGACGTTGTGGATGCTCCCCCAGTGGAGATAGTTGCTGGGAATGGGATGAATGGCATCCCGTGGGATGCGCTCAATGACCGGGGGGTCTGTGAGGGGGAGGCCAAGCCATTCCCCTTCTAAGCGGGGCTGGAGAATGAGCAAAAATTTCAGCTTCTGGGTTTCTGAGGTTGAGAGGGGATCGTCAAAGAGACAGCAGCCAATATCAATCACTAGAATTTCGTGGTTTTCATAGGTGACAAGGCCAATCCCTCGCTGGTGTGGATCGCCATGAATGGGGGGCAAAGGAATAACCCGATAGGCCTGTGCCATGGGCACGGCAAACTGTTCTTGACGCACGATAAAGGTCAGGAATTGCTCTAAAACAATGGGCTGGCTCTGGCGGCGACGGCGGCTTTTAAGCATGGCGGATCAACTGATCAAGGGTGGCCAAGAGGTCACTTTCGCGGAAGGGTTTGCTAAAGTAGGCGGCTGCCCCTAGGCGTTCTGCAAGCTGGCGATGTTTTTGACCTGTGCGGGAGGTCAGCATCATCACGGGGGTATTTTGGCACTGGGGAATACGGCGAATCTGAGTAAGAACACCAAACCCATCGAGGCGAGGCATTTCAATATCACAGATGAGGGCGTTGACCTGTAGTCCCCCTTGGAGTTTATCAATGGCTTCCTGACCATCTTTGGCCTGCTCAACCCGATAGCCAGCTTTTTCGAGGGTACTGGCAAGAAAGCGCCGCACGTTTACTGAATCATCAACCACAAGGACGGTGTCTTGGCTAGGGGCAACGGGGCTAGCCACAGGGGTATGGGGACGCTCCTGTTCTGACCAATCAAAGAGAGCAAGGGGATCGAGTAGGGGGACAATGCGACCATTCCCTAAAATAGTGCAACCACTCAAGCCTTTGGGGAGGGCTAATTCTCCTTCGACTTGGCGAATGGTGACTTCCTGCTCGCTCCAATAGCGATCGACCCGCAGAGCAAGGGCACTGTCCCCTTGACTGACAATCATCAGTGTTGGCTCGTTAATGGTGGGTGCTCCCTCCATTTCCACGGGATGATAGGGGCGCTGAAAGTGGAAAATCTGCCTCAGATCAATCAAAGGAATGAGATAGCCTTCCCAGTCAATTAGGGTTGAGCCAAGGGTTTCGATGGCAGGGTAGCGATCGGCCAGCACCATTTCCTCGATTTCTTCGGTTGGTACCGCCAAGAGCATGCCAGCGGCCTCCACCAAGAGTACCCGAACGACGGAGAGGGTGTAGGGAATCGTAATCGTAAATCGCGTGCCTTGGCCGGGAATACTGTGGATCTGGATGTCTCCACGAATTTGCCGCAAATTGGTGCGCACGATGTCCATCCCAACGCCACGCCCAGAGAGCTGTGTCACCTGCGAGGCGGTGGAAAAGCCCGGCTCAAAAATCAGTGGCCAAAGATCGCGATCACTCGCCGTTTCCAGCCAGTCCCGCGCTAAGCCCAGTCGCCGTGCCGTTTGGCGAATTTTCTCTGGATTGAGGCCTCGACCATCATCCGCCACAGTAATCACGGTTTGGTTGCCGCGATAGGCCGCCTTGAGGGTAATGGTTCCGGCGGGGGGTTTACCGAGGGCTTGGCGTTCTTCGGCGGGTTCAATCCCGTGATCAAAGGCATTGCGGACAAGGTGCAAGAGGGGATCCGCCAACACACTCAATACCGTCCGGTCAATGAGAACGTGACTGCCCTCAATTTCCAAGTTGACTTTTTTGCCATGCTCACGACTTAACTCACTAATGAGGCGAGGATAGCGGTTGGCTAAATCCGCAAAGGGGCGCATCCGCACTTGGGTAAAGCGAGCTTGCAGTTGCTTGGCGGTGCGGTTGAGATCCCGACCTGTACGTTCAGTCTCTTCTAAGCTCAACTCCAGATCACTCATGATTTCCTGCACTTGGACAATCGTTTCCATCACCTCTTGGGAGAGCAGGTGCACATCAGTGTAGCGATCGAACTCGAGGACATCGAAGCCATGCTGATTTTGGGGATTAAAGTGATGGGGGGCACTGACACGGTCATACTCTGTGCGCAGACGAAAGTTGGCACGCTCAAGGGCACGCACCTTTTGCTTGAGACCCGCTAGCAGGTCGTGGAGGCGTTCCCGTTGCAAATCCAGACCATTACAC harbors:
- a CDS encoding DUF29 domain-containing protein is translated as MSTLYETDFYAWTQQQATYLRQGKFELLDLENLSEEIASLGRQEKRELRSRLEVLLAHLIKWYYQPEQRSKSWIYTIREQRRRIERHLKENPSLKSYLPEAICLSYETALDLVGQETPLDPETLPQTCPFSEAQIFEEPFHL
- a CDS encoding chemotaxis protein CheW, which encodes MLKSRRRRQSQPIVLEQFLTFIVRQEQFAVPMAQAYRVIPLPPIHGDPHQRGIGLVTYENHEILVIDIGCCLFDDPLSTSETQKLKFLLILQPRLEGEWLGLPLTDPPVIERIPRDAIHPIPSNYLHWGSIHNVSSLMVSSQADQELPPIFIVDIEQVLHTLKMQ
- a CDS encoding hybrid sensor histidine kinase/response regulator — protein: MPEPGVEETIRLQFLEEAQDYLQTMESGILELSHQPGVIDAVLRAAHSIKGGAAMMGFMSLSELAHRLEDFFKVLKSRPCDDVEVQHLLLKAVDQLQAVITLHRQGVEPNEGWWRTQVEPILDDLQGRLGDPTAEDDLALLSGDDGQQMRVVLFETEVEACLQRLETVLQTPGQPCLREELAIAAQELEGLGQMLELPQFAEFCASVSAYLEQPNCDLSEAGASIIQQWRRCQALVITGQLDALPTRLETPETADAEEDEDQTIIDLPLANLNEELGVEDFANAEVEAFSLGNLLSPPQPPSPTPEAETPPVTPQPQPQEPKEMTVRVPGQQLDQLSDLMGELLIECNGLDLQRERLHDLLAGLKQKVRALERANFRLRTEYDRVSAPHHFNPQNQHGFDVLEFDRYTDVHLLSQEVMETIVQVQEIMSDLELSLEETERTGRDLNRTAKQLQARFTQVRMRPFADLANRYPRLISELSREHGKKVNLEIEGSHVLIDRTVLSVLADPLLHLVRNAFDHGIEPAEERQALGKPPAGTITLKAAYRGNQTVITVADDGRGLNPEKIRQTARRLGLARDWLETASDRDLWPLIFEPGFSTASQVTQLSGRGVGMDIVRTNLRQIRGDIQIHSIPGQGTRFTITIPYTLSVVRVLLVEAAGMLLAVPTEEIEEMVLADRYPAIETLGSTLIDWEGYLIPLIDLRQIFHFQRPYHPVEMEGAPTINEPTLMIVSQGDSALALRVDRYWSEQEVTIRQVEGELALPKGLSGCTILGNGRIVPLLDPLALFDWSEQERPHTPVASPVAPSQDTVLVVDDSVNVRRFLASTLEKAGYRVEQAKDGQEAIDKLQGGLQVNALICDIEMPRLDGFGVLTQIRRIPQCQNTPVMMLTSRTGQKHRQLAERLGAAAYFSKPFRESDLLATLDQLIRHA